The Caldilineales bacterium DNA window TGATGGGCACGGCCCGGCCCGTGCGCAATCGCTCGCGAAAGGTCAGCCGTCCGGCGTCGAGGGGAGAGGCATCGTCATCACGGATCAGGGGCATGGGGGATAGTCCTTGTGATTAGTGCTCATCGATCATCATCACCACCCGAAACCCGCGCCAGGCGATCTCACTATCGGCCAGGGCGCTGCCATGAGCCGTACAGCGCAACTCGTCTGGCGGCGACTTGAACGAGCCGCCGCGGTGCACCACCCGCATCTGCGCCGGCAACTTCCGGGGATCGAACACCTCCCGGCCATCTTCGGGATAGTAGGGATAGGCGAAATCCGGCCGCAGCACCTCGGTTCCCCACAGGCTGCGCGTCCACTGCTGCACATTCCCCAGCAAATCCTCCACCCCGTAGGCGCTGGCCCCGGCCGGATGCGCCGTCACCGCCGCCGTCCCGCTTCCTCCGGCGTTGCACCGCGCCTCCTCCCATTCACTTCCCCACGGATACTTACTCGTAGTAACGACAGATTCGCGGCGTCGCTCACTGCAAGCTTCAGTCGTTTCTGGCAAAGAAGAACGACTAAAGTCGTTACTACAAACCTTTTCCCATTCCGCCTCGCTCGGCAGCGTGTAACGCCGGCCGGTCTGCTTGCTCAGCCAGCTGCAATAAGCCATCGCCTCGTACCAGCTCACATCCGTCAGCGGATGGTCGAGGCGGTCGGGCGGCGGCTGGCGGTTGAACCAGCCGTGCGGCGCTGCCTGCAGCGTCTCGTCGCGGATGAAGGCCGCGTACTGGCGTTGCGTCACCGGATAGCGGCCGATGCGGAAAGCGGGCAGCATGACGGTGTGCGGCGGCGTCTCGTCGTCGGCGACGCCTTCACCGGGCGGGCTGCCCATCACAAAGGCCCCGGCGGCGATCAGGATCGTCTCCGGTTCGAAGGGCAGCCTCTGCATCTCTGGCTCCGGCCCGGCCTGTTGAGCGGCCTCGATCTCAACCTGTAACTCGTCCAGGCGTCGTTCGTCCGCGTGTATCTCCGCCTCAGTCTGCTCAATCCCTACCCGCACCTTGGCCAACTCGATGCCGCTGGACAAATCTTCCACCCGGCGCAATTGCAGCACGAGCTGCTTGTTGGTGTCCAGGCGAGCCTTGACCTGCTGAAATTCGTCTTCGAGCGACCGGCGTTCAGTGGGGGACATGAATAGCTGCGATCTTCACATATGGATGCTGCCCGTGCTTTATGCGCAAAAGCATAGCATAGGCCAATGATCGCAGCCAAATTATGCGCTTGGCCCGCACCCCCTCTTCCCGCGCCCCCAAAACGGCGGGGAGAGGCGAAGACGGGGGAGATCTAGCAAGGAATCCCCCCCATCCCCCCAACCCCGCCGGCGTCGAACTCAGAAAATGCCCAGTTCGTCCTTTGCTTCGTCGCTCATCATGTCCGGGTTCCAGAACGGCACCCAGACCAGGTTGATGTTGACTTCCTCGATCTCGGGGAACTGCGTGCGGATGACCCGATAGGCATCGTTGATGATCTGCGGCCCCACCGGGCAGCCGGGGCTGGTGAGCGTCATATCGACATCCACCCTGGCCTCTTGAGGCTCGACGTTCACTTC harbors:
- a CDS encoding formylglycine-generating enzyme family protein, with the protein product MSPTERRSLEDEFQQVKARLDTNKQLVLQLRRVEDLSSGIELAKVRVGIEQTEAEIHADERRLDELQVEIEAAQQAGPEPEMQRLPFEPETILIAAGAFVMGSPPGEGVADDETPPHTVMLPAFRIGRYPVTQRQYAAFIRDETLQAAPHGWFNRQPPPDRLDHPLTDVSWYEAMAYCSWLSKQTGRRYTLPSEAEWEKVCSNDFSRSSLPETTEACSERRRESVVTTSKYPWGSEWEEARCNAGGSGTAAVTAHPAGASAYGVEDLLGNVQQWTRSLWGTEVLRPDFAYPYYPEDGREVFDPRKLPAQMRVVHRGGSFKSPPDELRCTAHGSALADSEIAWRGFRVVMMIDEH
- a CDS encoding metal-sulfur cluster assembly factor; the encoded protein is MPSSDEIRESLKVVKDPELMLDIINLGLVYEVNVEPQEARVDVDMTLTSPGCPVGPQIINDAYRVIRTQFPEIEEVNINLVWVPFWNPDMMSDEAKDELGIF